A single window of Cytobacillus dafuensis DNA harbors:
- the tatC gene encoding twin-arginine translocase subunit TatC, producing the protein MPIQKMHLTEHLDELRKRIIYTLIALIIFFIGSFIYVKDIYAWLIRDLNHKLAVLGPSEIIWVYFMLSGVVAIALTIPIAAYQIWRFVKPALSEKERKTTISYIPGLFILFIAGLSFGYFVVYPTVLKFLLSLSEGQFETLFTSEKYFKFMINMTLPFGFLFEIPLVVMFLTSIGIINPMILSKARKIAYFLIVLTSVLITPPDFISDILVTVPLVILYEISINLSKIIYRKKQKEQADNEIKMEQVSY; encoded by the coding sequence ATGCCTATTCAAAAGATGCATTTGACAGAGCACCTCGATGAACTTAGGAAACGGATTATCTATACTTTGATTGCTTTAATCATTTTTTTCATCGGATCATTCATTTATGTGAAGGATATTTATGCATGGCTTATTCGTGATCTTAACCATAAATTGGCTGTACTAGGGCCAAGTGAAATTATTTGGGTATACTTTATGCTTTCAGGTGTAGTCGCGATTGCTCTCACCATTCCAATTGCCGCTTATCAAATATGGAGATTTGTCAAACCAGCGCTTTCTGAAAAAGAACGAAAAACAACGATTTCATACATTCCTGGATTGTTTATCCTTTTTATCGCTGGTTTGTCCTTCGGTTATTTCGTTGTATATCCAACAGTTCTTAAATTTTTATTGTCCTTATCTGAAGGGCAATTTGAAACACTGTTTACATCTGAAAAGTATTTCAAGTTCATGATTAATATGACACTGCCATTTGGATTTTTGTTTGAAATTCCTCTAGTGGTTATGTTCCTAACTTCTATCGGGATCATTAATCCTATGATTCTTTCGAAGGCACGAAAGATCGCGTACTTTTTAATTGTTCTCACATCTGTTTTGATTACACCGCCTGATTTTATATCAGATATATTAGTGACAGTACCTCTTGTCATTTTGTATGAGATAAGTATTAACTTGTCAAAAATTATTTATCGAAAGAAACAGAAGGAGCAAGCGGATAACGAAATAAAAATGGAGCAAGTGTCTTATTAA
- a CDS encoding DeoR/GlpR family DNA-binding transcription regulator codes for MLAHERHKNIMESLSKNKIVKVSSITKMFGVSTETVRRDFEYLEKEGYLRRIRGGAVLDNVNSIEINFSLQETKNIEEKKEIAKIAAQYVTEGQSIALDASTTNIEFAKELKSRFQRLTILTNSLIIANELSEMPHYTILLPGGVLNNEKLCLVGSKAEEFFEGFHIDTFFMSISGISLTEGLTDYGLGEYQVKKKMLENSQSCMVLADSSKFDVASLLKVCHLERVERIISDSKLSEKIRQKYKKEGIEIVNIS; via the coding sequence TTGTTAGCTCATGAGCGTCATAAAAATATAATGGAAAGCTTGAGTAAAAATAAAATAGTAAAGGTATCTTCGATTACAAAAATGTTTGGCGTATCTACTGAAACAGTACGCAGAGATTTTGAATATCTCGAGAAAGAAGGATATTTAAGAAGGATACGTGGAGGCGCGGTATTAGATAATGTTAACAGTATAGAAATCAATTTCTCATTACAGGAAACCAAGAATATTGAGGAAAAAAAGGAAATAGCGAAAATTGCTGCACAATATGTGACAGAAGGCCAATCCATTGCTTTAGATGCCAGCACAACCAATATCGAATTCGCGAAGGAATTAAAAAGCAGATTTCAAAGACTAACAATTTTAACGAATTCCTTAATCATTGCCAATGAACTTTCAGAAATGCCTCATTACACTATTTTGCTGCCCGGTGGAGTACTTAATAATGAAAAATTATGTCTAGTAGGTTCTAAGGCAGAAGAATTTTTTGAAGGATTTCACATTGATACGTTTTTTATGAGCATTAGCGGTATTTCCTTGACGGAAGGGCTGACGGATTATGGGTTAGGTGAATACCAAGTGAAAAAGAAAATGCTTGAGAATTCTCAAAGCTGCATGGTGTTAGCGGATAGCAGCAAATTCGATGTTGCATCTTTATTGAAAGTCTGTCATCTCGAAAGGGTCGAACGTATTATTTCTGATTCAAAGCTATCTGAAAAAATACGACAGAAATATAAAAAAGAAGGTATTGAAATCGTGAATATAAGTTAA
- a CDS encoding ABC transporter permease has product MRIIWQEMKKIFNPVMLLILVLINMLMYYIFIDFDISVFPNGRPATDHYHIGIEMVEKYGHELDEIELKDFKEVLQQEIKKADEYIQSDKEFAELGITTYEESREMNIDMDKNPAYSQLHSKIVFDKGVDFFWEIPAREDIIEDFEYIKERYGYGYIEQPTEDQERRIQEVVNTGAVNSIFPAYPVEDNFHSISKNITITILVSVLFMISPIFIRDYKNNMIGLQYTSKAGRSLFKKKVAAGVLSAFLITTILLVVYYSMYATNDIGMFLASGINSFMGTVYWYDFTFLQLIIVTIGLTYVLSLSLSLVAIYVSSICKNYIAIIGFQLPIFVLVCVLIFNKSLLSEAFLINSSQLKVAVLYCVIIISPIILLIWKKRREKNQDILFE; this is encoded by the coding sequence TTGAGGATCATATGGCAGGAAATGAAGAAAATTTTTAATCCGGTCATGCTGCTGATTTTAGTTTTAATAAATATGCTCATGTATTATATTTTCATAGATTTTGACATATCTGTTTTTCCAAATGGCAGACCAGCGACGGATCATTATCATATTGGAATTGAAATGGTTGAAAAATATGGTCACGAATTAGATGAAATAGAATTAAAGGATTTTAAAGAGGTACTTCAGCAAGAAATAAAGAAAGCAGATGAATATATCCAGTCAGATAAAGAATTTGCAGAGCTTGGCATTACGACTTATGAAGAAAGTCGAGAAATGAATATTGATATGGATAAAAATCCTGCCTATAGTCAGCTGCATTCAAAAATAGTGTTTGATAAAGGTGTTGATTTTTTTTGGGAGATTCCTGCAAGAGAAGACATTATTGAGGATTTTGAATATATTAAAGAACGCTACGGCTATGGTTATATTGAGCAACCAACAGAGGACCAGGAGCGGAGGATTCAAGAAGTAGTCAACACTGGTGCCGTCAATTCTATTTTTCCTGCTTATCCTGTGGAGGATAACTTCCATTCAATTAGTAAAAATATAACAATCACCATTCTAGTAAGTGTTCTATTTATGATTTCACCGATTTTTATTAGAGACTATAAGAATAATATGATTGGTTTACAGTACACCTCAAAGGCAGGAAGAAGTTTATTTAAGAAAAAGGTTGCTGCAGGGGTACTTTCGGCCTTCTTGATTACAACGATTCTTTTGGTTGTATATTACAGCATGTATGCTACAAATGATATCGGGATGTTTCTTGCTAGTGGGATCAATTCTTTTATGGGCACGGTGTATTGGTACGACTTTACTTTTTTGCAATTAATAATTGTAACGATTGGGTTAACCTATGTGCTATCGTTGTCTTTATCTCTCGTAGCGATTTATGTTTCAAGTATTTGCAAGAACTACATCGCCATCATCGGCTTTCAATTGCCCATCTTTGTGCTCGTATGCGTGCTTATCTTTAATAAATCCCTGCTAAGTGAGGCTTTTTTAATCAACAGTTCGCAGCTGAAAGTTGCTGTTTTGTATTGCGTGATCATTATTTCTCCTATTATCCTGCTTATTTGGAAAAAGAGGCGGGAGAAAAATCAGGATATTTTATTTGAATAG
- a CDS encoding cytosine permease: MSANNVEQKLLDPEFEHTPVPQEYRKQFSSVAAVWYSFPMVLTSAVIGGVVTAMLGFKAGVAAILAGNLLLCLIVGSLSYLAGKTGENFSITAQRTFGRFGYYAVSGLLSTVVIGWFALMVGLTGDTMFRSFGANLLLMTIIGGILYVAATFIGIKALTILGWIAAPMYLLLGIISVVISLKSGTTDILNYQPSPGVGVMSFGAAVTLVFATFVDSGTMTADFTRWAKNGKEGFLAAFTAFPFAKFLAEVIGAIIVASGVVLNPEVNGGDFITILSGQGPVLSALAIIFVFINLGVGCTHCLYNGAVGWSHMTGGKMRTLTIVLGIIGIIAAVSGIWNAFQTWLELLGLIVPPIATIIIMDQIVLKRKSKNLSAETMKWRPQAFIAWGLASVVALIVNYNAPEFSVAFSGIVSSAVFFYIGSLFFKPASGEISENKAV, translated from the coding sequence ATGTCAGCCAACAACGTTGAGCAAAAGCTATTAGACCCGGAGTTTGAACACACTCCCGTACCTCAGGAATACCGAAAACAATTTTCTTCTGTAGCAGCGGTTTGGTATAGTTTTCCTATGGTTTTAACAAGTGCGGTGATAGGCGGAGTGGTTACAGCCATGCTCGGATTCAAAGCTGGTGTCGCAGCAATCCTGGCCGGAAACTTACTCTTGTGCCTCATAGTTGGATCGCTAAGCTATCTTGCAGGGAAAACAGGAGAGAATTTTTCCATAACGGCTCAAAGAACATTTGGGCGATTTGGTTATTATGCAGTATCAGGATTACTTTCCACAGTTGTAATTGGGTGGTTTGCACTGATGGTAGGTCTTACCGGTGACACAATGTTCCGTTCATTCGGAGCTAACTTGCTATTGATGACTATCATAGGCGGTATCCTTTATGTGGCCGCAACTTTTATCGGAATTAAAGCATTAACCATATTAGGATGGATTGCTGCACCGATGTATCTTTTACTAGGAATCATTTCAGTAGTAATCTCATTAAAATCTGGTACTACAGACATCTTAAATTACCAGCCAAGTCCTGGAGTAGGTGTGATGTCCTTCGGTGCTGCCGTTACTTTGGTATTTGCAACATTTGTTGATTCTGGTACAATGACGGCGGACTTTACACGCTGGGCAAAAAATGGAAAAGAAGGGTTTTTAGCTGCTTTTACTGCATTTCCATTCGCAAAATTCCTAGCTGAGGTGATTGGTGCTATTATTGTAGCGAGTGGTGTTGTCCTGAACCCTGAAGTTAACGGCGGAGATTTTATTACCATCTTATCAGGACAAGGCCCGGTGCTTTCAGCCTTAGCTATTATATTTGTATTTATTAATTTAGGTGTCGGTTGTACACACTGTTTATACAATGGTGCGGTTGGTTGGTCACATATGACTGGCGGAAAAATGAGAACGTTAACAATAGTATTAGGAATAATCGGGATTATCGCTGCCGTTTCTGGAATTTGGAACGCATTTCAAACTTGGCTAGAACTTCTAGGCTTAATTGTTCCGCCAATTGCGACAATCATTATAATGGACCAAATTGTTCTAAAAAGAAAATCCAAAAACCTGTCTGCTGAAACAATGAAATGGAGACCGCAGGCATTCATTGCATGGGGTTTGGCTTCCGTTGTCGCATTAATTGTTAACTACAATGCACCAGAATTTTCTGTTGCTTTTTCTGGAATTGTTTCCTCTGCTGTTTTCTTTTATATTGGCAGTCTGTTTTTTAAGCCAGCATCTGGTGAAATCTCAGAGAATAAAGCAGTATAG
- a CDS encoding DoxX family protein — protein sequence MFNKLLRENNIVAGILTVIRIYLGFAWMKAGWGKLTDGFDASGFLAHSIENPVVFGTEPVYGWYVSFLESFALPNAELFNILIPLGEFLVGLGLILGCLTTAAAFFAMVMNFSFLLAGTISHNPTDIIMAIFIAAAGANAGKFGLDRYVLPFLRKVFNKGKDNSLTISA from the coding sequence ATGTTTAACAAATTATTACGCGAGAATAATATCGTAGCAGGTATTTTAACTGTCATTAGAATTTACTTAGGATTTGCTTGGATGAAAGCAGGTTGGGGAAAATTAACTGATGGTTTTGACGCGAGCGGCTTTTTAGCGCATTCTATCGAAAACCCTGTTGTGTTTGGTACTGAGCCTGTTTATGGGTGGTACGTTTCATTTCTAGAATCATTTGCTTTACCAAACGCTGAGTTGTTCAACATTCTTATCCCTCTAGGAGAATTCTTAGTAGGATTAGGACTAATTTTAGGATGTTTAACAACTGCCGCTGCATTCTTTGCAATGGTGATGAACTTCTCTTTCTTACTAGCTGGTACAATTTCTCATAATCCTACAGATATCATAATGGCGATCTTCATCGCAGCAGCTGGTGCTAATGCTGGTAAATTTGGTCTTGATCGTTATGTATTACCATTCTTACGTAAAGTATTTAATAAGGGTAAAGATAATAGCCTAACTATTTCAGCTTAA
- a CDS encoding lysophospholipid acyltransferase family protein, with protein MLYKLISSILFFIIKLFNRLEVKGKENIPSGQRYVVTCTHKGWVEVIMLAIALYPIPVHYMAKKELFEGKWKNRFFQSIKAFPVNRENPGPSTLKIPLKLLKENKCVGIFPSGTRTSEDVPLKKGAVTIAIKANAPLLPAVFKGPTNFSQIFKEKSIVAFGEPILFQEDKQGLSRDEMIEKYVELLEEEMRRLEKGL; from the coding sequence ATGTTATATAAATTGATTAGCAGTATTCTGTTTTTTATCATAAAGCTCTTTAACAGATTGGAAGTTAAGGGAAAAGAAAATATTCCTTCTGGTCAAAGATATGTAGTAACCTGTACTCATAAGGGGTGGGTGGAGGTCATTATGCTGGCAATTGCATTATATCCTATCCCCGTTCACTATATGGCAAAGAAGGAGCTGTTTGAAGGGAAATGGAAGAATCGATTTTTTCAATCGATTAAAGCATTTCCGGTTAATCGGGAAAATCCCGGTCCAAGCACTTTGAAAATACCTCTTAAACTATTAAAGGAAAATAAATGCGTAGGTATTTTTCCAAGTGGCACAAGAACAAGTGAGGATGTGCCATTAAAAAAAGGTGCTGTCACGATTGCAATAAAGGCAAACGCCCCATTATTGCCTGCAGTCTTTAAAGGACCAACAAACTTTTCGCAGATTTTTAAGGAAAAGTCGATTGTTGCTTTCGGGGAACCAATTTTATTTCAGGAAGACAAGCAAGGGTTAAGTAGAGATGAAATGATTGAAAAATATGTAGAGTTGTTGGAAGAGGAAATGAGAAGGTTGGAAAAAGGATTGTAA
- a CDS encoding RNA polymerase sigma factor produces the protein MDKELKLIKLIKKKGSEAAANELVSIYYREIYHYVYKQTLDQEQSLDLTQEIFINMLQGLNQFEGQRASFRTWLYKISTYKIVDYFRSKHYKIRNLSEDLADIAISGDEDFTEMLLQKDEIGTVMEAVNELETSLQQIFRLKLFADYTFQEIAATLQIPESTVKTKYYRSLRFVRKEVKEVHADE, from the coding sequence ATGGACAAAGAGCTTAAGCTGATTAAATTAATAAAGAAAAAGGGAAGTGAAGCGGCAGCGAATGAACTTGTTTCCATCTATTACCGCGAAATTTATCATTATGTTTACAAACAGACTCTTGATCAAGAGCAATCGCTCGATTTAACACAGGAAATCTTTATTAATATGCTCCAAGGACTCAATCAGTTTGAAGGGCAAAGGGCTTCGTTTCGAACATGGCTATACAAGATTTCTACTTATAAAATAGTCGATTATTTTCGTTCGAAGCATTATAAAATACGCAATCTCTCGGAGGATCTTGCCGATATAGCAATTAGCGGGGATGAAGACTTTACGGAAATGCTGCTGCAGAAGGATGAGATAGGGACTGTTATGGAGGCTGTCAATGAACTAGAAACTTCTCTTCAGCAAATATTTCGTCTTAAGTTATTTGCGGATTATACCTTTCAAGAAATTGCAGCAACATTGCAAATCCCTGAATCGACAGTTAAAACAAAGTATTATCGAAGCTTGAGGTTTGTACGGAAAGAAGTGAAGGAGGTTCATGCTGATGAATGA
- a CDS encoding NUDIX hydrolase, whose amino-acid sequence MIDRVNIQAFIYTKVPKTAFLLLQRVTSRGGFWQPVSGGIQNNEQPIHAIRREINEETGITEILKIIDLNYSVTFGTSKNNIPMKMKDICFGVEVVDIPTIRLSEEHDIYKWCSMDEVLTHLDWEHNQTAFKKLCSMIGLSM is encoded by the coding sequence ATGATCGATCGAGTTAATATTCAAGCATTCATTTATACAAAAGTTCCAAAAACAGCATTCTTACTTTTGCAAAGAGTTACATCTCGAGGTGGCTTTTGGCAGCCAGTAAGTGGAGGCATTCAAAATAATGAACAACCGATACATGCTATAAGAAGAGAAATTAATGAAGAGACTGGGATTACAGAAATATTGAAAATTATTGATTTAAATTACTCTGTAACATTCGGCACTAGTAAAAATAATATTCCGATGAAAATGAAAGATATTTGTTTTGGTGTTGAGGTTGTAGATATTCCTACAATAAGGTTATCCGAAGAACATGACATATACAAATGGTGTTCAATGGATGAGGTTTTAACACACTTAGACTGGGAACATAATCAAACTGCATTTAAAAAATTGTGTTCAATGATTGGGTTATCTATGTAA
- a CDS encoding RNA polymerase sigma factor, with the protein MFNSKISEWFYEYSNDIYQFLIYYLGTSDVEDLVQEVFIRAIKSVDHFEGKSSPKTWLFSIARHVAIDEIRKRKRRKMKDILMMRPHEDEALNNPEKVFNMNETNQELHRVIQTLKSNYRDVIILRGIKELSISETANVLNWSEEKVRLTFHRAIKALQKEKERFL; encoded by the coding sequence ATGTTTAACAGCAAGATTAGTGAATGGTTTTATGAATATAGCAATGATATATATCAATTTCTTATCTATTATCTTGGCACAAGCGATGTAGAGGATTTAGTACAGGAGGTTTTTATTAGGGCAATAAAAAGTGTGGATCATTTTGAAGGTAAATCAAGCCCGAAAACTTGGTTATTTAGCATTGCGAGGCATGTTGCCATTGATGAAATCCGAAAAAGGAAAAGAAGAAAAATGAAGGATATTCTGATGATGAGACCTCATGAGGATGAAGCATTAAATAATCCTGAAAAAGTATTCAATATGAATGAGACAAATCAAGAATTACATAGGGTTATCCAAACATTAAAGAGCAATTATCGAGATGTGATTATATTGCGTGGTATAAAAGAGCTGTCCATAAGTGAAACAGCGAATGTTTTAAATTGGAGTGAAGAGAAGGTCCGACTGACATTCCATCGAGCGATTAAAGCTTTACAAAAAGAGAAAGAGAGGTTCCTATAA
- a CDS encoding nitric oxide synthase oxygenase, which produces MITDLFKDAEEFIRSCYYELNKSEQEIDNRLNEIKEQINRVGYYEHTAEELEHGAKMAWRNSNRCIGRLFWESLKVFDKRDLNTEESIRDALFEHIEYATNQGRIRPTITIFPQKKNKESVRIWNHQLIRYAGYKTKDGIIGDPDSIAFTEICIGLGWKGNGTHFDVLPLVIQMNDNRPQMFEIPNELTLEVLIRHPHYKWFEDMQLKWYAVPIISSMSLEIGGIHYSAAPFNGWYMGTEIGARNLADDFRYNMLPKIGSLMGLDQSRNSSLWKDRALVELNAAVLYSYKEDGVSIVDHHTAAQQFKRFEEKESECGRPVTGDWTWLIPPVSPAATHIFHKPYNDETKSPNYFIQPLPY; this is translated from the coding sequence TTGATTACGGATTTATTTAAAGATGCAGAAGAATTTATTCGAAGCTGCTACTATGAGTTAAATAAAAGTGAACAAGAAATAGACAATCGTTTGAATGAAATTAAAGAACAAATAAATAGAGTCGGATATTATGAACACACTGCAGAAGAATTAGAGCATGGAGCTAAAATGGCTTGGCGAAATAGCAATCGGTGTATTGGAAGGTTATTTTGGGAAAGTCTAAAGGTGTTTGATAAGCGAGATTTAAATACCGAAGAATCCATTCGAGATGCTTTATTTGAGCATATCGAGTATGCTACGAACCAAGGTCGTATAAGGCCTACAATTACTATTTTCCCACAGAAAAAGAACAAGGAATCAGTCAGGATATGGAATCATCAATTGATCCGTTATGCCGGTTATAAAACAAAAGATGGCATTATAGGTGATCCTGATTCTATCGCTTTTACCGAAATATGTATTGGGCTAGGCTGGAAGGGGAATGGGACGCACTTCGATGTACTTCCTTTAGTCATTCAAATGAATGATAATCGCCCGCAAATGTTTGAAATACCAAATGAACTTACCCTAGAGGTTCTTATACGTCATCCTCACTATAAGTGGTTTGAAGATATGCAGCTTAAATGGTATGCTGTTCCGATTATTTCGAGCATGAGTCTTGAAATAGGAGGAATTCATTATTCTGCTGCTCCTTTTAATGGTTGGTATATGGGTACTGAAATCGGAGCAAGAAATCTAGCTGATGATTTTCGATATAATATGCTTCCGAAGATTGGTTCATTAATGGGATTAGATCAAAGCAGAAATAGTTCTCTCTGGAAGGACCGAGCATTAGTTGAGTTAAATGCTGCTGTCTTATATTCATACAAAGAGGATGGAGTCAGTATCGTTGATCATCATACTGCGGCACAGCAATTTAAACGATTTGAGGAAAAAGAATCAGAGTGCGGACGACCTGTAACAGGAGACTGGACATGGCTCATTCCCCCAGTTTCTCCTGCTGCAACACATATTTTTCATAAGCCATATAATGATGAAACAAAATCACCGAATTATTTTATTCAGCCTTTACCTTATTAA
- a CDS encoding twin-arginine translocase TatA/TatE family subunit, with translation MFQNIGVPGLILILIIALIVFGPSKLPEIGRAFGNTLREFKHSAKDLMSDEKEEKEQVK, from the coding sequence ATGTTTCAAAATATCGGCGTACCAGGATTAATATTAATTCTTATCATTGCTTTAATCGTATTCGGCCCATCTAAGTTGCCTGAAATTGGACGTGCTTTCGGTAACACACTAAGAGAATTTAAACACTCTGCTAAGGATTTAATGTCAGACGAAAAAGAAGAAAAGGAGCAAGTTAAGTAA
- a CDS encoding ABC transporter ATP-binding protein: MLTVNSVSKDFGNFPVLQDIQLEFSNGVYGLLAPNGAGKTTLIKMLTTLLFPTKGEILYEGQNIFSMGERYRDLIGYLPQNFGYYKNYNPYQYLQYLAALKGISKQSANEKIPQLLKLVALEDAIKKKMGKFSGGMIQRVGIAQAMLNNPKILILDEPTAGLDPKERVRFRNLLSDLARDRIVILSTHIVSDVESIANEIIMIKDKQVLYKDSIQSICQQLDGKVYEIEMDFDQVKGFRKNYLSLSERQDNGRMNIRFIAAEDMRPEWKRVRPTLEDVFLYQYQDKAAEQKV, from the coding sequence ATGTTAACAGTTAATAGTGTAAGTAAGGATTTCGGGAATTTTCCAGTTTTACAGGATATCCAGCTTGAGTTTTCGAACGGAGTATATGGTTTGCTTGCCCCGAATGGAGCGGGGAAAACAACTTTAATAAAAATGCTGACAACCTTGCTGTTTCCAACAAAAGGAGAAATTCTATATGAGGGACAAAATATTTTTAGTATGGGTGAGAGGTATCGGGATTTAATTGGTTACCTTCCCCAAAACTTTGGCTATTATAAGAACTACAATCCGTATCAGTATTTACAATATTTAGCCGCTCTTAAAGGGATTTCTAAGCAATCTGCAAATGAAAAAATTCCTCAGTTGCTTAAGCTTGTTGCATTGGAGGATGCAATCAAAAAGAAGATGGGAAAGTTTTCGGGAGGAATGATTCAAAGAGTTGGAATTGCTCAGGCAATGCTGAATAATCCCAAAATCTTAATCCTAGATGAACCGACTGCAGGTCTTGATCCAAAAGAACGTGTTCGTTTCCGAAATCTTTTATCTGACTTAGCTCGAGATCGAATTGTTATTTTATCCACCCATATTGTGTCGGATGTCGAGTCCATTGCGAATGAAATTATTATGATAAAAGATAAGCAAGTTCTTTATAAAGACAGCATCCAGTCAATTTGTCAGCAGCTTGATGGCAAAGTGTATGAAATAGAAATGGATTTTGATCAGGTAAAGGGCTTTCGGAAGAATTATTTATCACTTTCTGAAAGGCAAGACAATGGCAGGATGAATATTCGATTCATTGCAGCTGAAGATATGAGACCAGAATGGAAGCGTGTGAGACCTACACTAGAGGATGTTTTCCTTTATCAATATCAGGATAAAGCGGCTGAGCAAAAGGTATGA
- a CDS encoding metallophosphoesterase, with protein MNNDKLNHEDEKTLHDDLFNKELDRRTFLGGATKVAGVALGFSLVNSLNSLSVSAASSTSVIHSNGNIPDLVFPVISDVHIQRQSDDFLNKFITTLEQLNKVAPKQDAFVVVGDLTDLGTELEYDKLMSAYNPRKQPQAVSMFAIGNHDYWNGLSAANSHKRFCEKTGMESIFYHKVIKGYHFIVLGTEDGNTSGTFSVKQIEWMGEQLKIANNDDPKKPIFVFHHQPIKGTIYGSEWGFSQNRDLFYDTLKEYPQVVTFSGHTHYPLDDPRIIHQKDFTTIGTSTGAYLWLDGGRIQGEVPEGASFLNQALIVEVYNNKLIIKRRDIHNDDWTGEPFEISYPANKHNFKYTEDRDQKAPFFTNDAMLSIVNEKTTATSLAIMFTQAKDDLLVHDYKVVARNADTKEVAKEFLAFSEFYKDPVPNPLTLPIDELKPNTTYEIEVHALDAYGNVSNSSLKVLGKTLDGVVKEVTISLSKNVLNGVEDTVEVTVENARIPKSDWIGLYEINDEPGPIASIWWMYTEVTDGTCKFTYNPKNNMYPGRYKEGSTYKLVYFYGSGYDAVASATFTVGS; from the coding sequence ATGAATAACGATAAATTGAACCATGAAGATGAAAAAACGTTACACGATGATCTTTTTAATAAGGAGTTGGATAGACGGACCTTTTTAGGAGGAGCAACTAAAGTTGCTGGAGTTGCATTAGGATTTTCTCTAGTAAACTCGTTAAATAGTTTATCTGTGAGTGCAGCATCTAGCACTTCTGTTATACATTCAAATGGAAATATACCAGATCTAGTTTTTCCTGTTATAAGCGATGTCCATATTCAACGTCAGAGCGATGATTTTTTAAATAAGTTTATTACTACATTAGAACAGTTAAATAAAGTTGCTCCTAAGCAAGATGCTTTTGTCGTTGTTGGAGATTTAACGGATTTGGGAACTGAATTAGAATATGATAAGTTAATGTCTGCATATAATCCACGAAAACAGCCTCAAGCAGTTTCTATGTTTGCTATTGGTAACCATGACTACTGGAATGGTTTATCAGCAGCTAATTCTCATAAACGGTTCTGTGAGAAAACAGGGATGGAATCGATTTTCTATCATAAGGTAATCAAAGGTTACCATTTCATTGTTCTTGGTACGGAAGATGGCAACACATCTGGGACCTTTTCAGTGAAGCAAATTGAATGGATGGGTGAACAATTAAAGATAGCAAATAATGATGATCCGAAAAAACCAATTTTTGTCTTCCATCACCAGCCTATCAAAGGCACCATTTATGGAAGCGAATGGGGCTTCTCTCAGAATAGAGACCTTTTTTACGATACGTTGAAAGAATATCCGCAAGTCGTCACGTTTTCTGGTCACACACATTATCCATTAGATGACCCTAGAATCATTCATCAAAAAGATTTTACGACTATCGGAACTTCTACAGGTGCCTATTTGTGGCTAGATGGTGGAAGAATTCAAGGAGAAGTGCCTGAGGGGGCAAGTTTCCTAAATCAAGCGTTGATTGTAGAAGTTTATAACAATAAATTAATTATTAAACGCCGTGATATTCATAACGATGACTGGACAGGTGAACCGTTCGAAATCAGCTATCCTGCTAATAAGCATAATTTTAAATACACAGAAGATAGAGATCAAAAAGCACCATTTTTTACAAACGATGCGATGCTTTCCATAGTTAATGAAAAAACGACTGCTACTAGTTTAGCTATCATGTTTACTCAAGCGAAAGACGATCTTCTTGTACACGACTATAAAGTGGTAGCAAGAAATGCTGATACAAAAGAAGTAGCGAAAGAATTTCTTGCTTTCTCAGAATTCTATAAAGATCCTGTACCAAATCCATTAACATTGCCAATTGACGAATTGAAGCCAAACACAACCTATGAGATTGAAGTGCATGCTCTTGATGCATACGGAAATGTAAGTAATAGCTCTTTGAAAGTATTAGGGAAAACGCTGGACGGTGTAGTAAAAGAAGTAACCATTAGCTTATCTAAAAATGTTTTAAACGGAGTAGAAGATACGGTAGAAGTTACGGTTGAAAATGCTAGAATTCCGAAAAGTGATTGGATAGGTTTATATGAAATAAATGATGAACCGGGACCAATTGCTTCAATATGGTGGATGTACACTGAAGTAACAGATGGAACGTGTAAGTTTACTTATAATCCAAAGAATAATATGTATCCAGGAAGATACAAGGAAGGTTCAACGTATAAATTGGTTTATTTCTATGGCAGCGGTTATGATGCTGTTGCATCAGCAACATTCACCGTTGGCAGTTAA